Proteins from one Nomia melanderi isolate GNS246 chromosome 3, iyNomMela1, whole genome shotgun sequence genomic window:
- the LOC116429356 gene encoding high mobility group protein DSP1 translates to MSEHHRVAGGWGTASPGTREDASGGTAWWSSGLNTVSAEQQQQQQQQNLHQHLMNQQQQLSQQQQQQAQQQQHHQDIVRSTAAATQQLFSYKMASSFQNPATTGTQSNPVSTSTPVGSCMRGGYDYRLGTGPGSGGGVPGTPSAPPPGVQWWYPGGVMDAGQNNLHQQLQGQQQQHLSPITTQTSTPPVMSPHQLQQLTQQQNNLQQNNAQGLQQRDNMPRGKDSKPRGRMTAYAFFVQTCRQEHKKKHPEEKIVFREFSKKCAMRWKTMSDKEKKRFHEMAEKDKKRYDAEMQNYTPPKGESKGRGKKRKHIKDHNAPKRSLSAFFWFCNDERGKVKMLNPEFGVGDIAKELGKKWSDADPETKSKYEAMAEKDKARYEKEMTAYKKKMKDGAPVVANPVNTVKSDSEEEYKEDDE, encoded by the exons ATGTCGGAACACCACCGCGTAGCCGGTGGCTGGGGCACAGCGAGCCCAGGAACCCGCGAGGATGCCTCCGGTGGTACCGCCTGGTGGTCTTCGGGCCTGAACACTGTATCGGCcgagcaacaacaacaacagcaacaacagaaTCTCCACCAACACCTGATGAACCAACAACAACAGCTAtcgcagcagcagcaacagcaggcCCAACAGCAGCAGCATCATCAGGATATCGTTAGAAGTACCGCTGCCGCTACCCAGCAGCTTTTCTCCTACAAGATGGCCTCCAGCTTTCAGAACCCAGCCACCACGGGCACGCAGTCGAATCCCGTCTCGACGTCTACGCCGGTTGGCTCCTGCATGAGGGGAGGCTATGATTATAGATTAGGAACGGGGCCCGGATCTGGCGGAGGTGTACCAGGTACACCTTCCGCACCACCGCCTGGCGTACAGTGGTGGTACCCAGGTGGAGTTATGGACGCCGGACAGAACAACCTGCATCAGCAATTGCAGGGCCAACAACAGCAGCACCTCTCGCCCATTACCACACAAACGTCCACGCCCCCCGTTATGTCCCCG CACCAACTACAACAGCTAACGCAGCAACAAAATAATCTTCAGCAGAATAACGCTCAAGGCTTACAACAGCGAGACAATATGCCGAGGGGAAAGGACTCGAAGCCTAGGGGACGGATGACAGCATACGCGTTCTTCGTGCAGACATGTCGTCAGGAGCACAAAAAGAAACATCCCGAAGAGAAGATCGTTTTCCGAGAGTTCTCCAAAAAGTGTGCAATGAGGTGGAAG ACTATGTCGGATAAAGAGAAAAAGCGTTTCCATGAAATGGCAGAAAAAGACAAGAAGAGATATGATGCGGAAATGCAGAATTACACACCACCTAAAGGCGAAAGTAAAGGCAGAGGCAAAAAACGCAAACACATCAAAGATCACAATGCTCCCAAGAGGTCATT ATCGGCCTTCTTCTGGTTCTGTAATGATGAGCGTGGAAAAGTGAAGATGTTGAATCCCGAATTTGGTGTAGGCGATATTGCTAAGGAATTAGGCAAAAAATGGTCCGATGCAGATCCTGAAACCAAATCGAAGTATGAGGCTATGGCAGAGAAAGACAAAGCTCGATATGAAAAG GAAATGACTGCgtacaaaaagaaaatgaaggaTGGTGCACCCGTTGTAGCAAATCCAGTGAATACTGTAAAAAGCGACAGTGAAGAAGAGTATAAAGAAGACGATGAATAG